gttcagaaataAGCAATCGCATGCGAACCACAATCATTAGCCATGACCTGGGCCACTTATGCGGGAGGTGTACCACCGTGGTTGGGAAAAGAttaaatgtacacctcgccgctctaaactgGCACACAGCTCActgactgcaaaagaaggttcctgtgaaatatgataccctggaacacatttaagctcttatggggcgtgatggttacagtaaCATCACatagcttgtcacaagcaagtacctcccgtgactgggcagaggatgctattttgatcaagactgacccatatctcattttggacaaaccctccacctccccaaacttgtcctctaaatgttcaacACAAAACAGACTTCATCGTCACGAAAGATtctccatcagctctcgaacatacaaggtaccagggcaaataagatctgctgccatccttagcctaacGTTCCTcacacggtgtggccagggaggggatcATACTTCTGTGCATAGAATTGAGCTCGTGAACGCTTACGAGACTGCTGgcatttcaccaccagcaagagatgactgactacgcttcatcgcttgtcatccaccctgatgccacccactccgaccaggggccctccccacgggtgccacccagccgcagcaaaggccccctggcaggatggccactgctgggagtcccgatgccccagtgggcatacgtggggagttaacggcgtaggcatcagcagagcaatccgcgtgtggtcagggggctacaaccaacgggGTACACGGTGGCcctaccacaacggactggctaccgtgccggATATCAGGTGCTACAAAGTCTACAGTCATCGTCgacacagaaagcgacactgcacagtGCAAAACGCACCCAGAAAGGTGTCCTCGCTCAAGGGACGGAGAATGAGAGGGACTGCAATGATACGAtgaggaagtgggctaaagatctcaatggacacaatgcaccacgcAAGGTactcttccccaattggctcgctctttgagaaaattttgaagaacggatgtcaaaccctacaggggaccatcacataaaggccgaaacgtgtgaaactcaTATTAGTCGGCTCTTAAGACAGGTAGGAATacatcgggcctattcttacccccagacATGCTGGGGCTCACGCTACAAATCATCTGGCTTGGAACTATTTTTTAATTAACTGATTTGCAACAGTCTCCcgtgtcactgaggtgccaactgcagcccaaattgctgttgcagacaaAGTACAATGTGCAACAGCAATACGCCAAATACAACAGTCTTCCTTCTGGGCAGTGCCATACGGACGTCCTGCGCCCGGTCCTCTCGCGAGCACCGCTTCCcagaccaccgctgccaacaatcgtGTACAGTGGGTACGTTTCTGCCGAATCTATCTGCAATATCGTGGACGATCAGCCAGCTTCTCGTAGTGCTATTACACAATTGTGTTCAAACCCAGTGAGCTGTCGATAATGGCATCTTCTAGTGTTAAAGGCATTCTTTTCTATCATCATCTAACTATGCCCTATCGCAAAGGTATCTAACAGTCACAACAGTTACAGCGCATATTTAAAGCatacgtgatttgcatcctcatagtggcactactagcaccactcttctGTGAATGGTGCATAATTTGAATTTATGttatctttcacatgtagaaacacgcctaccaactttcatttatctcacacaactacttcttggtgttGGGAATCTATCAGTGTAAATTAAGGGAAAGTAGAATATTCATAACAGAAGTAAGATTTGAAGGCAACATCCCCCACACTAGACTAGTTCCATCTGTCACCTAGGACTTATACCTGTGAGTAATTTTTGCACCAGTTCCCAGGTGATGCTCCGattaagtatgttgttgttgtggtcttcagtcctgagactggtttagtgCAGCTCTCGAcattactctattctgtgcaagcctccatctcccagtacttaccgcaacctacatccttctgaatctgcttaatctattcatctcttggtctccctccacgatttttaccctccacactgccctccaatgctaaattggtgatcccttgatgcctcagaacatgtactaccaaccggtcccttcttcttgtcaagttgtgccacaaactcctcttcttcccaattctgttcaatacctcttcattagttatgtgatctacccatctaatcttcagcattcttctgtagcaccacatttcgaaagcttctattctcttcttgtccaaactatttattgtccatgtttcacttccatacatggctacactccatacaaatactttcagaaacgacttcctgacacttaaatctatactcgatgttaacaaatttctcttcttcagaaacactttccttgccattgccagtctacattttatatcctctctacttcgaccatcatcagttattttgctccccaaatagcaaaactcctttactactttaagtgtctcatttcctaatctaattccctcagcatcagccaatttaattcaactacattccattatccttgttttgcttttgttgatgttcatcttataccctcctttcgagacactatccattccgttcaactgctattccaagtcctttgctgtctctgacagaattacaatgtcatcggcgaacctcaaagtttttatttcttttccatggattttaatacctactccgaatttttccttttgtttcctttactgcttactcaatatacagattaaataacatcgaggagtggcttcaaccctgtctcactcccttcccaaccactgcttccctttcgtgcccctcaactcttaactgccatctggtataaATTTTAATATTTGCACTCAATCTTATTCAGCGAgttcaatgttcttgatgaacagCTCTCTTTATATGACATCCTCTTCCCCTTCTATATTATAGCCTTCATGCTCATTTCCATTGTATAGTgtctctttacacacacacacacacacacacacacacacacacacacacaccattttttCTCCCCTTTGCTTAATAATGGCTTTCCATGAATCATGCTCTGGACGGCAGTCACCACGTTCCACACCCCAGAACGTGACCCTTGTGTTTGTGTTGCTGAATGCTGATAGACGTGCGagtgtttggtggctagcggatgaGCTAAATATGCTATGTGGGACTGTGTTTAACATCATCATTACCGATGGTTTCAGTATGTGTAACGGGTGTTCCAAATTGGTTCAAAAAGTGTTCAGTGACGACCGGAAGCGCAACCATTTGGAGATTCTGACAGAACTTGTTGAATGGCTGGAAAGAGACCAAGGTTTTTCAGATAACGCCCTCGCTGCCAATGAGACATGGTTTTCTGGGTACACCCCAGAAACGAATTGACAAAGGTCAGAGTGGCACACTCCCATGTCTCCCAAGCCGAAGACAGCAAGAATggggaaataaaaaatgaaaaccatGATAGCATAAAGCTTGATCCATTCGGAGTTTGTATGGCAAGGAACAACTGAATGCAGTCACTACCTCAGAGAATTAAAAAATTACTAGCAGATCACACAAAGCACATGCCCACTTCAATGTGGATGCTGCATCAGGACAATGCGCTGTGCCACGCCACTGTTGATTCGGGAGTTCTTAGCAAAGTGAAACTTGTCAATGCTGCCGCAGCCACCGTACAGTCTCGATACAGCACCATCAGTCTCCTTCCTGCTTCCATGTATTAAAACCAAGGTAAAGGGGCATCACTTTGATACCACTGACGACATCCAAAAGTCAAAATACATGCCATAAAGAAATTTCCTGTCACCACTTTCCAGGAAGCATACCAGGTATGAGGGTATTGCTTGAAGCAGTGTAATGCTGCTCAAGGCAGCTACTTTGAAGAATTTTAATATATTGTACAATTTGGATCAATAGATCTTGAACTTCTTTATGATCACACCTTTAATACTAATGGAGTTCTAGCTTGCCTGCAAAACACCTTCCCAAAGGTAAGGGAAGAAAGCGCCTGCCAGAGTACAGACAAGCCAATGACAAAACCCAAAGGGAGGTCTGCTCTAAAATAATACCTATCTATCAAGCCAATATAATGAGCCATAAAATTTTAGGAATGTTTTGTCACTGTAACTGCATACATCTATGATCTCAATGTATATGCAGGGAAACAAACAAGGCAATGTCTTCCAGTGATAAACATCCTAGGGGAAAGGGTTGTTTTAGTTCTGGCAGAAAAAAATCAAAACTGCATGTGTCATTTGTTTTTGACAGATTTTTAACTATTATCAAGTTGCTCAATACCACCAGATTTCCATCAGTGGGTACAGCTATTCGTTCCAGAAAAGATGTGCTGAAATTTCAAGGGAAATTGAAAAAGAgaacccgtttttttttttttttttacaaagcatcatgaaacaacaACAACTAAGTGGCAAGATTAAAGAAGTTATTGTTCGTTGGAGTTGTCACGATGCTACAATATAAAAAGCTCATCGCAAACAAAGATGGAAGCAAGCTGGAGGTAGATTGCACAGGCATAATTTGtttctacaacaattacacgtGCTGGTGGAACTCCTGACAAATGCTCAAGAAAATGTGAAACAATGTATTTTATAAGTTACATGTGCTTTCTGCTGTGAACACATGGATTTTGCATAAGGAAAATACAAGGTGAGAACTCAAATCACTGTAATTTGTTGTTTCACTCGCCAAAAAACTGGTGGGGGCCAGAAAACTAAATAGCCATCTCAAATGAAAGATATACGGCGACAAGTCATCAAAAACAGCAAAGCTAATTCTAAATGTAGATAGCCACTTGCCAATTGAAGGTACTAGAAGGAGATTATGCACAAAATGTGCCAAGAAGAAAACTAATAAGTGGACAAAAACAGTTTGAATTATGTCTCAAATACCTTTTTGCAAAAAATGTTTCACATCCTATGACACACATTGTAACCTTTTCCTACATGCATGTGCTATAAActttataaaaattaaactttcgCACATTCAGTCGTTTCTCTCATGTCATGTCTAGATTACCAGTGGGACATTTATGTCCCAACCCTCAAAATTTCCCTCTCCCCCAGCAAATACCTATGATTGTGCACAACTGACTTACCATTCATATGAAGAAACTAACActgaaacaacaaaaacagtaaatGGTAGTGTAAGGGTTAAGGTCTGTAACCCAactgccatgccatgccatgccatgccgcctccccccctcctctcAGTGACTACGAATCGGTCTGCACGCTATCACCATAGGAGTGATGCTGCAGGCCACTAGCTGTAAAAGATCACTTCATGCAGAAATCAGGCATTTCATCAGGAGAACGCGATTACGGAAATTGTGCCCTGTTTTGTCCCTATAAAACACACTTATACAATGAATTATACATTTACCACTTGATAAAAAAGGTAAATAATTAGTCAtaagagcacgacacattttgatAGTACAAATGGTGAAAGATTTGAAAATAACTAGAATGTAATGAATATTCATGAAAAATGACAACAGCATAACTGATACTCCCATGATTAACTACGGGCTAAGGatcatgaatgaaaaaaaaatctatagACTGTGATGTATATTAAATGCATCACACCTGTTAGCTGTTTGTGAAGAGACTCCCGGGACGTTGTCTTCGCTGCTTCGGTGGTTTCGACGCTTATCGGCCggatggacgtaatttttcccAGGATCTTCTTTTCGAAGTTGTTTATAGTACTTCCGTAACGCTGTCTTCTGTTTCTTCTCTTCCCACTTCTCGACTACAGATTAAATTATTTTAAGGTGATACAACCTACATGTTCACGGGGCGGAACAAAAGCAACTATCTTACACTTCTCAAGACCTTGCTGTTAGAACATAACGACCCAACTAACTTACCTTTAAGTTTCTTGTTGAAGGTTTCTTGTCGCCATTTGTTTTTCATGTACTTTTTAATATCACCCTTTCGACGACACTCACTTTCGGGAGCAGATGACTCGACATTTTGCCTCATGATTTTGAGgaatatgaaataaattttcacttcAGTTCAGATATACACTCGATGAAGCATAGTGTGTTCATATTACGTTACGTTGCCTCGCCTTTGCAGTTGTTACTTGTAAATAACTGAGAACCTGCCATACTTCACTCACACTAGTTCAGTTGTAAACACCACGGATAACCACGTGTTTAAAACCAAAGTTAATCAACATCTGCCCGCGATAGGTTAGTCCACGGCCGCCTGGCGGCCGTGGATAGTCGGCCAGCGGTTTAAATTTGATTCAAGGAATTTTTCATTGGAAAAAGTTTGTCCACGACTAAAAACATTAAGACAGTACGAAAGCATTGAATACTAATAGCGTACCTGGAATTAAATTTTTAATCAGCGACATACTGAAAAAATCAAAGAAATGAGAAACATTAattggaaaaaaatgtttcaacgccaatgtataaataaataaattaaaaaaattaaatagaaagaTTAAGAGTTTGACCGTCTTTTTAGGCTGAGCTACTTGTCAATATACATTCTGCAAtgatttttatataaatgattagtCGATCATTAGCTATTAATATAATAGGAGAATGCATTTACACCACAGTCTCCTCGTTGAAGGAGGTGGTGTTTGTACTCATATGCAGAGGCATTATACACAGTACGGGCAGTCCACGGGGAAATCCACAGAAACCATCCCATGAAGTAGTATTCTGTTCCATAAAATGTCACATTTTGGCAAGTCTGAACTAACTGCGAATGACCGTCTATTTTTATTTAGTTCTCGCCATACTATGTTGATGCGAGACAAATGACAGCAAGGACAAGAATGATGGAAAACTGGGCTTCATGGCTAACTCCTCTGCCAAAGTGGAACTATAGGGAGAAACCAGAAAAATCTGTAACTGAGCCAGTGAGAGAGTGCTTAGGTTATAAGTCCTGCATATTCACCATCTTGCTACTTCCCTTGATATCCTCGCACCCGCTGCCATATACACACATGCTTCGTCTGTCTGGAAAATGaagctgattttttttaaaaaaaagcaatatTTATATAAATCAAACTATATGTATTGCTTTAGAAAAGCATGTTTATTTAGGCcatatataaattttttatattatcttATACACACACGCGCACCTGGTTTAAATGTAAATGTTAcgagaaatagaaataaaattctcCGTAATACATGATTCATCATTCTGGAGAAACTTGTATCAACTTCTTTTCAGCTTTCTCCTAATATAAAAATTGGTAGTTGTCGATAGCTTCGGTATCGGATGCTATTGAGCGATGTCAAAGAGTATCGTAGATAGTAGAAATCACCGAGTGAAATTACAATTCCAGAACAGAAGAGAGTTCTGCTGAAAGTAGATTAAGATAGTGTGTAAAAATATACATTGCAGGTATGTGCTGTAAAATTTGTGTATAAAAATATGCACTTAAAACATGTGCTCCAGTAGCATATTTCTAGTACATTGCACTCCTTATTTGGAATTGTGTTTGGCATCGAAGACATATGCtaaatttgcaggaatttgttATTGAGAATATAAATGAATAACGGtataataaaacataattatttgcCTGTGTTTGTACCTGTTAACGACTAAGCTAGAGCGAGGAATTTTACTTTCAAGTATTTCGGTGCTTCATAGGTGGTAGAAAGGTCGCGTATGTAGCGTACAGCAGCCACATTGTTCACTGTAAATAAATGCTTTCTGAATTACAGAACTAATTGTTTGCATCCTGTTAAAATACTCAATCCTGCACTGCCATCCCAACTCCACACCATAAACCAAATCAGCTGTCTTGTACACACTCTAACAGTTATGTTGTAATTGAAATATTGTCTCAGTCTTGTGGTGTGGTCCACCAGAATTGTCCACATTGGCTGTGTTATTATTGAGTTTAAACTAAGCCCTGACCTTTTCCATGAATTTCTTGTGTTGATGTTGATACTGACTTTAATTCTCTTTTCACTTTAAGAAAAGTGCCATACCAGTTGTTGACATGTATGGTAAATACTGTGTGGCAGAGTCAGAAATGCTAACTAGGCGAAAGTAGGGGGACAGGTcacgtaagaaaaaaaaaatgagaactgTAATGAGAAGACTCAATCAGTAATTTAATCGTCCATGTGTTAACTGATTTTAATGTAACTAGGCCtgtcacagaagaatttcaaaGTATCATGTAACTGCTAAAAGAATGAATCATCAGTCACAAATGCCTTGCAAAGAAGTGTTATCTTCAATTCTGTTTGATAATACATGCCTTAGACTATCCTTGCTGTTAACAAAAGAAAATGCATTTTCAGAATACACAAAATGAAGTCAAAGACACCTGTTAGCATAATATTGTGAGAAACGTGTACTATCTATCAATAGACTTGTCATATGACTTCTAATCACGCTTTCAGGTCCACTTTATCATCAGTATTAGCAATTTATTTATGCAGAATCATTTTAGTAGGAAATCAGATTGGTCAGCTTAATGCAAGGAGAACATAGGGTAATTCATTTTTACATACACTTGAATACCCACATGCTTAATGGAGGGAAGATGTGTCTGGTTATCAGCTGTGGACTTGGTGAAGGAATCATCCCAATATTTGATGCAAATAACAGTGTAGAAAACAAGTTTAAAGATGTATGAACATAACTACTTTTCAGAAACAAAAAATAACTGTTAAAGTGTTTCAGTACAGCTCATGATATACATACATGTTTTCGTGACAGCTTCAAATGGTATTTGGAAATTTAATTTTCTGATAAAATAAATTAATGGGATCATGTCTTCAGAACAGATGCAGCAAAGGCAATAGGGTGTTTCAAGAGTTTTGTTTGATTCGCATGGCCAGGAGGTATTGATAGTGTACATATTTGATCTTTTGCATCTAATGAAGAGCATTAGATAGCAGTATGAATGACATGTTGTTTGGGATTTTATTAATAGACCTACTTTTTATTGCACGTGTTTCATCCCAAACGTTTTATGCATTGTTTGGCTTTTTGCTTCCTTGTTTGCTGAGGCTCCTTATATGATTACATTGTGAATTGACTATTGACTATTTgctgcatttataaaaaaaaaaatgtaagatatACCAGCATTATCAATTCCTTAAAAAAACTGAAGTGTTTCTCACATACTTTGTTTATTAATATTGTAATTCCTCAGATCTTCCTGTTGTAACTGTGTAACAGGTTCTCAGAATGCAGCTCATTGGAAGTAATTGGGTGATACAGCATTTCAGTGTCCCTCATGTATTGCAGTGCTGAGTGGATTGTCTGTCAGTATACCATCAGCCCTCTCCCTTCCCTTTCATGCTGTGTTGATGTCAGTAAGTATTACGTTTGCTCCTCAGCATCTACTATGAATTTaactgtttttttgtgtgtgtgtggtcagtTCCCACAAAGCATCCCAGTTCAGCAGtgtgagaaataaactgaatgtGGATCACCTGGGATCCCGTTTGTTTAATACACACATGAAATACAGGCAGGACACATGGCACTGAACTGAATATATGCAATCCAGTCTCATtagtgtgaccactgcctatgttcaatGTCAACATGTAACCCATCACAGATATCGGGTGCTGCACTAgcatgtcagggtgaaaaacagtGCAGTTGCCATGTAGCAGAAATGGAGgaatttatctgacttccaaaagagCATGATTGTTGGcttttggagggggagggggtagaaacatttccgaaatggtaaagtttgtaaattgttcatgcCATAATGGCGATATCAAAAACCAGTGCTGAGGCAACTGTGTTGCATCAAGGGCCATAGGTGGTGGGTGAACGactgctgtggagatgtgtacgggtgaataaaCATGCAATTGTTGAACTGCTGACTGGCCAAATGAACAAAGGTCCTACCAATAGTCTCCTCCATGACTGTTCACTGAACATTGCTGTGTGCGGGCCTCCGCAACAGGCACTGGCTCAATGCACCCATGCTAACTGCTAACTTGCTAACGAATGCTGGAATTTGtatgccagtaccacaactggatatCTGTTGAGTGGCGTCAGGTGGCCTATTCAGATGAATCTCATTGTATGCTGGTTTgaactgaaagcaaacaccccgcaACAATGGTCAGAAGGGCCTATGCTGGAGGACGGAATGTTAAGGTCTGGGTAaagttttgtggcattccctggtgaTCTCACTGTTCTGGAATGGATCAATTATTGGGGCCATGACCACCTCCTACGTGCAGTTTGTCTTTCCTCGGATtgtggcatctactagcaggacactGCAATGTGTCGCATAGCTTACAGTGTACTTGTATGGtttaaagagcaccaggatgaatttatcgTATTCCTccaaccaccaaactccccatatttAAACCTATTCTACAATCTGTAGGACTACCTTGATCAGGCATTCCATGCCATGGATCCTCAGTTGAGAGATATAATGCAGATGGCCACAACACTGGAGACGACATAGCTCTACACCCCTGTTAGCATATACCAAAACCTCATCGACTCTCTTCATGCACATCTCACAGCGTTCCGAGTTGTAAAATGTGATTATTCAGaattttgacaagtggtcacaacaatgtgactggacagtgtagaataCAATCATTGCCACAATGAAAAGTGAGGCTGCCAGTGGGTGTGAATTTTCAGTCTATCATGGATATGTGACAAGACAGTTCATAAGAACATGGTGCACACCAGTTACTTTCATCCAGCTGCATTCCAGAACTTTTAGCTACTAGTGTAAGTCTTCTCTGATGATACACACTCAATTTAAAATTTCACTTTCAGACTCAACAGAAGCTTAGTTTTCAAATGCCAGTTTAGTTTACAAAAAGCACTCAAGGCCATTTTTATGGTTTTTTTCACCTCATATTGTGTACAGAAACACTTCCATTGTGCCTATGACTGTGACATTACAgtattttctttacagtttgtttgACACGGGTTATTACGGTCTTATTATCATTGGTTTTCAAGCCCATTTTCGTACTTGCTTAATAAGTTATTCCAGCTGTTGCAGTTTTACCTATAGGCTACTAGAAGTGGTACAAGTGCACTCTGTGTCGGATTTTCCATTGCATGCTGTTGTAGATAAGTTAGCATGATGAATGATGGTACATCAGTACGACAATACTTAACTCAAATGTAGATAGCCAATGTGATTCTCAATTGTAATTTCATTTGCTTCATGGATGAAGTCAACATTTATTTCCTGTCACATACAGCAGTTTAGTAAGCTGATATTTTGTGTCACTCACaggaatttaagctgtgctcttaggttcctg
The genomic region above belongs to Schistocerca americana isolate TAMUIC-IGC-003095 chromosome 7, iqSchAmer2.1, whole genome shotgun sequence and contains:
- the LOC124622095 gene encoding uncharacterized protein LOC124622095, whose product is MRQNVESSAPESECRRKGDIKKYMKNKWRQETFNKKLKVEKWEEKKQKTALRKYYKQLRKEDPGKNYVHPADKRRNHRSSEDNVPGVSSQTANRDSSTLSLKKHKASAFKRALQTFEEKQREKEAKVKMVEQQLMQKQERLKQYKNKRTENFKKLSLKTARGQPVMAGRIQMLLSKIEKDG